ATTACCCCACACCCCCTCGGCAACATTAGGGATCAGCTCTGACTGGGAGATGCAGCACTGAACTTGTGGTCAGGAGAGGTCTGAGTTTGGATTCCAGTTCTGTCTTTTACTGGCCACATGACCTGGGTGAATGACCTTCTGTCTCAGCTTCCTCAGCTGAAAAAAACTGGGAGGGGTGAGCTGTCATTGAGAATCTGAATGTAGTTAGTTTCTAGTTAATTTCCAAGTCCTAGCCCACAGCGGGTACTCCGGGAACTGTTAAATCTGAATCTGGAATCACTTGACTGACTAGTCCTATTCCCTTGAAGGCAGGGTTTGCCCAGCCCTGAGTAGAAGAGATGCATGGTGCATTCTAGCAGAAGGGGAGGAGAACCAGCAGACTGGGTGTGGGGCGGGGAAGGGGTGTATACAGGGTGGGGTAGGATCTAGGCAGAAAGAAGAGCTGAAGTGAACCTAGGCTGAACTGGCCAGAGAATGAAAgtggaagtcattcagtcgtgtccaactctttgagacctcatggactgtgtagcccaccaggttcctctgtccatgggattctccaggcaagaatactagaatgggttgccatttcctcctccaggggatcttcccaacccagggaccgaactcagGTGGCCAGATGCAAATAAAATCTTGAGAGAGAGAGCCTGCCCTAGAGAAACTACAGAGAGCTGGCTGGTAGGGGTTGAACCCCAGCTACGTTGGTTCCGTGGGACCAGAGGAGATGGTGCAACTCTCTTTGAGAAGAAATGACAAGCAAAGTGTAAATAGAGAGTACGTCATTTTAGGGGGGGCAGGATGTCATCTCAAATGCTGAATGCTCCCTTCAGGGGCTGGGATCTGggtgttctttcttccttctgtttaaAACTCccagttttatttaaataacattcAGTGTCCCTTTCCTCCCAGAGAAGAAAGATTTACCAAGCAAATTGATGACGCTGGGGAAATACCCTCAGATGTGGAATCCAGACAAGCCCTTCCGAGTGCAGCTAGCCCCAAagtccccccagccccacctccctctccagctgAAGACTTCCTAAGCACCTAAAACATCGGTCATTTTGAGCTGGACTTTGACAGGAAACTCCAGAAAACTGTTTCGGCGAAGTCATTGGAGTTGATTTTGAAGAATGTCTTGGaaaatctttattctttctttcctagtTTTCTTCTACAACCACCATTGAGCACTGTTTACCATTCCTCCAGCACTTAACCTTTGGTCTCAAGCCAAGTCTCTGATGTTTATATTCAGTAGTCAATTTTTGTTGTGCTAGAGAACAGTTATGGTAGTCAgttgtatttgaatttttaaaaaagtgatcaGGCCTTCAATGTTTGTTAATAAATTTGGATGAATGAAAAGGCCAGGCCTCTGTGAATTTAAAGGTCTGAGTTCCAGGGAACTCTGAGGGGTTTGGGTTTTCAAAGCTCAGCCTGGGGCACAATAGTTTTATGTTCTTTTGTAGCTACATCCTGTCTTCTGGGCTGGGACTGGGCTGTATTTCACATTTATGGgcaacattttcaaattttatttctcgGAGGTTTAAGTAAACTTCAAACTCTAACAGAAGACACTTAACTGGAAAAGCAGTCAAGTGCAAAGTGACCTAGTTAGGGAGGAGAAGAATACTGCTCAGATCCCATGCTCAAGACACCCCAAAGCACCTCTAAGGACTCCCAAGGGCTCTTGTGAAGAGCCTGAAAGCATCAAAGAGGTGATCATCCACGTCCACATCTGAGAAATATCCTCAGGTGCTGTTGGGGAAGAGGAAATTCCCTCCTCTATCCCTCTTGAGTTCTGGTGACTggattaataataaaattgatgCCAGGCAGatgaacagaaaaaagagaaacaaattttgATTCATGCATGTGAGGACATCATGGAAATGGGACAAAAGCAagaagtttttattctttttagacaaacaaagaaacaatacaTTTGTGAGGAGTGGACAGGATAAAACAATTTAGGTTTTGGGTGCTCAATTAATGAATCTAAATGGAGTTTGGACTCCaagtagtaaattttaaaaaacacaaagattTGTTTATATAGGCTTCTCAGCCTGAATTCTCTCTCTGACCATAAGGGTGTCCTTTTACACGAGAGGTTTATTTCCTACTTTTAGGGTCAGACAGAAAGGAGGGTCAGAGTATTCCTCTTGCACTGGCCCCTTattaagtaactttaattcaagATAATCCATATTCCATTGAGTCACATTTTGGGGAAAACTGCCCTGGGCCCCAACAAGGCCATCTTTTATTGCATTCACTTCTTTATAGAGCCCCTGTGGGTGTTCTCTCTCCAAGTCCACCCTTGTTAAGTGTGCTCATGTCCCCCTCCCCACCTAGTCAGAGGGCTCTGCTATTGATGTGGAAGTCAGCTTCCTCCCCTTGTGTCCACTGCAGCAGCGTGGGGTCGGGGGAGCATGCCTGGAGCTCCCATCCTAGCCAGCTGGGGACCCAACACACATCACCTCATCCTCAGTCAGATGAGAGAACACACTTAAGACACTCCAATAGGGTAGCCTTTAGCCACATATGGCTGCTTAAACATAAATTCatcaaaattacataaaatataaaattcagttcTTTGCCCTAGTCATATTTTAGGTGTTCAGTAGCTTCATGTGACTGGTGGCTATCATAGTGGGTGTTAAGATAGCATGACTATCATTACAGAAAGTTCTATTAGCTCTGGAACAGGGATTAAGtgacttgtctaaggtcacacaacCAGCTAAGAGTAGAATCAAGGAGGGGAAAGGGTGGAAAGGGATACCCCTTGTGGtagctttattttcagttttttttctgagcaagttccaggatattttttctgtttgtttctttgttcaaaAAGTATCAAGTACCTACTATGTGAGCTGAGCACTGCTCTAGGGACATATTATTGAACAAAACAATACCTGCCCTCATGGAATTTATGTTCCAGtgggagaagacagaaaaaatatttaaaaataatggattTATATGTTAGGAGATgataaatgtaaagaaagaattaaaaatgataaGACAGGGCAattactactgggcatatactctgagaaactcataattcagaaagatgcatgtaccccagtgttgactgcagcactatttacaatccccaggacatggaagcaactttgatgttcactgacagatgaatggatgaagaagttatggtacatatacacaatggaatgttcctcagccataaaaaggaaaaaaatttgagtcagttctagtgaggtggatgaaccagagcctgttatatagagtgaagtaagtcagcaagagaaaagcaaacatcatggattaaagcatatatatggaatctaaaaaaatagaactgatgaacctattttcagggtaggaatagacacacagacatagaaaacagacttgtggacacagtggaggaaggagagagtggatAAATTGacagagtagcactgaaacatacatactaccatgtgtaaaatagatagctagtgggaagttgctctaTGACAccgggagctcaacctggtgccctgtgacaagctagaggggtgggatggctcgggggtgggagggaggttcctggatatgtatatacctatggctcattcgcactgttgtatggcagaaaccaacacaatattgcaaagtaattattctccaattaaaaattttaaaataataagagaatAGAAGTGGCATGGAAGCACCAGGTGAGCGGAATTTTGAAGATGGTGGTctgggtgtgtgttagtcactcagtcctgtctgactctttgtgattccatgtactgtatcccagtaggctcctctgtccatagaattttccaggcaaggatattggagtgggttgccattcctttctcctggggatcttccaaacccagggatcaaacctgggtctcctgcattgcaggtagattcttcaaaTTTATATCCTCAGCCCAGACGTCTCCTGAAATCCAGATGCATGTATTAAAAATCTAATAATCTAATTATTCATCACTAATTAATACATGAATCTGGATTTCAGGAGAAGTCTGGGCTGAGGATGGAATTATACCACCAATTTTCCTGGGTTTCCAGCTTGCAGGTGGCAGACTGTGGGACTTCTCCCCAATTacatgagccaattcctcataataaatctcttttttaCATTTGTACTTATACCTATATATCTCCTATTAGTTCTATTTCTTTGgtgaaccctgactaatacagacTAGAAGGAGGaaccagcaaacaaacaaaaccccagaagGAACAGTCCACAGTGGAGGAGTAGTCTaatgccctttccttctcctttctttacTCTCTTCTTCTGTCCCAAAGTGAAAGCAGTAGCTGGTGGAAGGAAATAAACATGGACAGGGCTGTGCTAGCAGGGTTTGcctcccctgtgtgtgtgctgtgatcactcaccaccCAAAGGGGTCTCCTCACCTTCCACTTTTTATTCAACACCCGGCAGCTAAAGGTGCTTAGAGGTGAATGAGTTCATGCACTGACTTCTGGATTTTCTAGTCTTTAAGAGTTTGCTACCAGTGGAGTAGAGTGGTAATACCCAGTTGATATGGGTTGAATTGTCTTTCCCACCTATTCATATGTTAAAGTCTTAGCCCCCAGTACCTCATATTTTGATGTCTTTGGAGACAGACCTGTAAAGAGAGAATTAAATTTAGGTAAAGAGGTCATTGAATTTCTTAGGTCTGCTCACCTGAGGTCTTGACTTTTGGAAGTTATACCCATGAcagcaaataaaaaccaaattaCAGATGGGGTGAAAGAGGGTAAGTTGGAGAAAAGATGGATTGTTTGAGAAGGATCAAAAGCaaaaggagatgggggtgggaaggaatgAACTCCTCAGTTTGCCTGGTGTCATCATGGGCAAGACCTCAAAACCAGGCACAAACctttcagttacacacacacacacactacataaCTTTAGCATCCTGCAATCACCGCTCCCAACCCAAAGGAATTATCTGATGGTTAGAATCTGTACTCTTCTCTTCCACAAACTATCACACAAAGTTCAAGGAGAACATTGtgtaagattattttatttcatgggGCAAAGATTCTGTCATACACAACTGGATCCACCTGAAGCATTAGAAGCCAACTATAGTAAACACATATTATGCATGTTCATGCTGCCACAAGAACTATCCCTTTTCCTTTAGAAGTGCTGTTTGTTATTATAGCTCATGGTAACCAGGCAACATGCAAGGGCAGGCGTTGGCCCTGGGTTCCCTGTGGGGCAACCTGTTTTtcccaacctcctctccaaacaTACATTCTTTAGCCAGTGAGGCCCATTTATCAAAAGTCTTGTGGTTTTCATGAAGAAACCCCCTACACATTATAGCTTTTGCCTCAAATCACCAGAAAGTCACACTATTTTGATTAAGTATCCCTTTAAGAGcagacagaggaaaagaatatctaTGATAACGTGGAATCGTCTCAATCCCCAGAAGGCTCTTCCCACCCAGTCAGACCTGGTGACCATGCACATTCTTCTGGGTTAATGCAAGCTTGGAGAGCAGAGGAAAGCTGTGTGGGCCTTGGCTGACTGGCTCTCCCTTCAAGAGCCCTGAACatcatctccttctgccttttctgacAGCTTGGCAGCTTTTCACATTCGGGAGAGCTTGATGTCATAGGTGACCATGTTGAAGTTGTCCCAGGCAAAGAGCTTCCTCTCCAGGGGGTTGTAGTCGATCATGCTGCTATACTTGTAGCGGTTCTTGAACGGGACGGTCAGGGCCTTGCTGCTCCCCGTGCCCGTGTCATAGGCGAAGTTGACAGTGGCGTCGGGCGAGGAGTAGCTGCTGACCGTGTACAAGGTGCCACAGATGATGAAGGCGTTGGCGACAGACTGCTTGCGGATGTTGGTCTCCCAGGTCTGTTCGAGCTCCAGCGTCTCCGGGTTCAGCTTGGAGAGGACGATGGCGCCTTTGGCCGCCTCGGTGCTGTAGATGACCCAGAGGCCTGTCTCGTCCACGGCCAGGTCGATGTCGGTGTAGCCGCCCCAGGAATAGGGGAACTGCCCGTGGTAGCCGGCCCCGGGGATCTCCTTCTCCGCCTTCAGCGTCTCGGCGCGCAGGTCGTACCGGAGCAGCGTCCTGGACTCGGCCGCCTGGAAGTAGAGGCTGCCCCGGTAGACCACGGCGCCCGTGCTCTCCAGAGGCCGGGGCAGCACGTGCACCTTGGACGGGTAGCCCTGCGCGAACTGCCTGCTGAGGTCGTACTCAAACACCTGGCGGATGTCCGTGCCCACCGTGTCGATTCTCCAGGTGGTCTCCCGGGTATAGGGGTAGGCGGCCTCGGGGTCTCTCATCCACACGCCGTACTTGCCCGTGATGGTTTCAGCTGTTCTCAGAGTGACAGGTTCTCCTACCCAAACCAGTTCTCCGCATCCTGGTGAATGAAAACAAAGTTAACAGCTTGTATTCACCATCGTTCCAGGATGTGGAGCATGGCAGAGCCCGCACAAGTGAGAACCCCAGAGACAGGCAGTCCAGGTTTAAacctaagctttttttttttttttttttctgtgtgtgtgtgtgtgtgtgtgtgtgagagagagagagagagagagagagagagagtcagtggctctgtcgtgtccaactctctgaccccatggactgcagcctgccaggctcctctgtccaagggattctccaggcaagaatactggagtgggttgccattttcttctccaggggatcttcctgacccagggatcaaacccacatctcctgcattgcaggcagatttttttttactgtccgagccaccagtgaagccccctcAATTTTGAGATATTATAAAAATTCAGTTGttggggaggaaactgaggcacacttgccccccaccccaggcctctaTTTGCCAGTCCAGAGAAGCACAAATGGGTGGTTTCAGATTATGAAATATCATTTTCCACAATACTCCAAACTGTCCTCAAATATTTTCCTCAAACTTTATCCTGGCTAGTGAATGACATTAAAAGTTAACATTCTTAAAgtgttagtgaaagtgttagtcactcagtctagtctgactctctgtgaccccatgggctgtagcccttcaggttcctctgtccatggaattcttcaggcaagaatactggagtgggttccattccctcctccaggggagcttcctgagccagggattgaacccaggtctcctgcactgcaggcagattctttagcatctgagccactagggaagccccgaCACTAGTaaataaaatgccaaaaaaaaaaaaaccctgggcTCTGCCATCTGCCATTTGTGTGACTTTCAATAAGTTACTTAACTCTCTAAGATTCAGTATTCTCATTTGTAAAGGGAGATAAGAGTAATGTTTTGGGTAGTAGGGTTGTAAATTTTACAAGTAATTATACATGTTAAGTGCTTGGTATAGAGTAAATGCCCAGGAAATATTATTTGATCACCATGTAATGTGAATCCAAGTACAgctgacctttgaacaacacagGCTTGAATTATATgagtccacttatatgtggattgtTTTCAATAAATACCCCAACTTGGTATTGGTTGTAAAGATAAAGGCTGCACAGAGCGCTTCAcactatatttgtatatttttctaaacCTGGGCAAGTTCTCATGGTGTTCATTATATTACTCTTTATGATTTTTATGTctggtttattttataattataaacagTGAGATAAAATCAAATCATTATAATAATCTCAATAAAACAAAGTTTTTCAAGCCCTTCCCCAATGGACCACATACTTCAGCCatcattttaatataataaaatctgaatatgatttttaaaatgagatgttTGAGAACTATTTGAATCACAACACATCTTTGTATTATAATGGGTATCTCAGTTTTCTTAGAGAAAGTGGAAGCTCTTTGTTGCCCATATCTCAAGGAaccttattttgaatattttaaaactcccCATCCTCCTGCATGCCTTTCTGTGCTAGCAATAACTGTCAATATTACCGATAGTCCCTGTTTCTGAAAGACAGAGTCTTCATCATCTTAAAGTCAGGCTTTCAGGGAATACCTTGGAGAGGGGCAATGCTACTTTTCCTCAGTACCCAAAATTAAAGAAGGATACCTTCAGTTAACAGTATGCTGGGATGGTACATGGTGTCTGTCTGGCCCCAAGATAAAGATATGAAGGATCAActtgaaaaatgtcatttttcagaCGCAATCCATATGACAACCAAGTGGGAAAAACGGATACATCTCTCATCTTCCCCTGGGGCAGTGCAGTCTCCATGAAAAGTGTAAGTGACAAAATACAGAGCTTTGCTAGGAAAGACCGACTCCCTGCCAGTATACCCTGGAAAGGGAGCAGAAAAGGGGTTCTgttctttttcccctttcctgcCTCTGCCCCCAGGGAGGTTACTTGTCCACCCGCCTCCCGCATAGTGAACTGACCAACTCTGAGCACAGAACTAGACCATGTGGGTACAGAAGAGGAGAAACTTAACTCCATACCAGTGCCTTCCTCTTCATTCCTGGGATGGCCGGACAGGCTCTCCTTCAAGATTTGGGAAGCAGGAACCTCTGTTAACTCTGACTTCAGTTCCTGGAAGTCCACCTTCTCCAGATTCCATTTAgcaactgtattaaaaaaaagagacaacaCTGTACTGTGAGGAAGAAGGTCTAAAGCTAGACTATATTGAGGATGGGATTTAAATAGGGTTTCAAAGATATGACCATGTTTGAGATTGGTTTTAAGATAATaagtggggttggggagggggaaggacagTGAAACAAGACTGGGCTGGGCTGACAGCTGTCAGAGCTGGGTGATGGGCATGTTAGGGTTTGTGttattctctctacttttgtGAATGTTTGAAAAATTCCATAATAAAAAACCCGTGCATGGgtactcagtcgctaagtcatgtccaacttcttgtgaccccacagactgtagcccgccaggctcttctgtccatgggatttcccagacaggaatactgcagtgggttgccatttccttctccaggggctcttcctggctCAGGATTGAACCCCCATTCCCTGcgtctcctgggaagcccataataaaaAGCTCACAAATAATAAATTGGATAGCAACATGCCTAGCACAGAGTATATTATTCAAAGTAAAGTAAGCTTGTACACAGTTAAAATGGTTCCCATTAGAAGGTTTGATTTATGAGTAGGTGAGGTCTGATGCTAGGATATTGGGAAGATCCTTAGCATCTTCTGGGATGTCTGAAATTCAACAATGAACAAATTCCCTGCATGACTtgctttcccccccccccccatcacaATACAGATGTGTCTGTAAGACGTAACATATTCTGTCAGATCCCTTTCCAAAGCTAGCTTTGGACAAGGAAGGATTCCTATAGGAATTTGGTAGGGGTTTGAACCATGGAGAAGGGGAGAGGTGTGGATGACATTGGTTAAATATTAAGTCACTGCTATTACTTCTTTGATTAGCATTATGGCATATAGCAGCCCTTGAATATAACAGGAGTAGCTGTTTTAAAATGTGGGATGGATTATGGTTCACATATGGTGAGGTCaacaggcttcccgggtggctcagtggtaaagaatccacctgcaatacaggagatgagagttcgatccttgggttgggaagattccctgaaggaggaaatggcaacccactccagtattcttgcctgggaaatcccatggacagaggagcctggtggattacagtccatggggtcaattACAGTCCATGACTCAGACTAACAACGACAATGGTGAGGCCAACAGATCAGGAGACATTGCCATTGAAAAGACAGTTGTTAGACTCACTGATCTCTAGAGGAAGGGGCACATGACTCCACAGGGGGCCACCCAGGGAAGCACCAGAATTGGTTAGGAGGGAGGGGGAACATGGGCGAGCACTTTACTGTGATTTCCAAGGGAAGGAATGAGTGAGGCAAGATAATCAGGTTTAGGATTGGTTACTTTGGATAATTTCTGCAAGGTTTTGAAGCTGTCCCTAGGAGTTGTCCCCAGTTGTCTGGTACCTGGCCCCCATTGATCAGGGTGGAGGAATAGTGGCCCTGAGTGTGAGTTTGAAGGAAGAGAGGATAGGTTGTGGGCTCTGGATTGGTTGGTTTGCATCTGAGAGATGTGCTTACAGTTGAGTTATATATTATCGTTAGAAATACTACCCTGTGAGAGGCAGTCCCTTCTGTAGCAGCAAGGCCaaaagtcaaagtattggaataaAAAAGATATGCTTAAATCATCGGCCTTTCCTCTTGCAGACCACGTCAGGCAATCGGACCTGGCTCCCAGCCCAGAGTTCCCCGGTGTGCAGGACGGTGGGGTAGGGTGGTCAGTGCAATGCCTGAGGCTACAGCCCAGAGAGTCAGGAAGACATTCTCTGTCTTTCATCACTTGTTAGCTTAACCCTTCTAAATTGACCTCTCAGGTAATGGAACTCAGCCCTCCTGGATGTGCCCACATTTCAGTAACCTTTAAGCCACACATTCTTTCACATTTTCTCATGTCTGGAATCAAGGCGCCCTCTCATGGTTGCTGGTATTTAGCTTCAATGAagcacttccctggtgtctcagatggtaaagaatctgcctgcaatgcaggagttcaatacctggattggaaggatcccctggaaaaggaaatggaaacctactccagggttcttgcctgagaattccatggagagaggagccccgtgggctacagtctatggagtttaGCTTCGGTGAACTACAGTACTGGAAATGTCTCTCCCTGGAAGGAggcagggaaagcacccagctaAGAAGCCCTGAGGCTTGGGCTGGGCCAGGGCTCCGGGGGTGGTATTTTTGTGTGGCCCGGCAGCACAGCCAGCCCTGACTCATCCTGATCCCCGAACCCTGATCCCCAACGCAGTCTCCACCCTTCCTTTAGTGCAGCTGTTCACTTGACCTCCTGGAAAGTGTGTCtgcccggg
The genomic region above belongs to Cervus elaphus chromosome 14, mCerEla1.1, whole genome shotgun sequence and contains:
- the MYOC gene encoding myocilin is translated as MPAVQLLLLACLVGGVGARTAKFQKANDQSGRCQYTFRVASPSESSCPEQDQAMSAIQELQRDSSDQRATLEATKARLSSLEAILHRLTSGQPTGPLETQQGLQKELEALRREREQLETQTRELESAFSNLVRDKSALEEEKRRLQAENKDLARRLESSSQVVASLRRGQCPQAHSSSQDVPSGSREVAKWNLEKVDFQELKSELTEVPASQILKESLSGHPRNEEEGTGCGELVWVGEPVTLRTAETITGKYGVWMRDPEAAYPYTRETTWRIDTVGTDIRQVFEYDLSRQFAQGYPSKVHVLPRPLESTGAVVYRGSLYFQAAESRTLLRYDLRAETLKAEKEIPGAGYHGQFPYSWGGYTDIDLAVDETGLWVIYSTEAAKGAIVLSKLNPETLELEQTWETNIRKQSVANAFIICGTLYTVSSYSSPDATVNFAYDTGTGSSKALTVPFKNRYKYSSMIDYNPLERKLFAWDNFNMVTYDIKLSRM